The following coding sequences lie in one Tichowtungia aerotolerans genomic window:
- a CDS encoding AraC family transcriptional regulator, translated as MKSYCLDRLFFRNASIVENRPSPGIVVPEYYTFLLILDGEYIYMTGTETIRLQPGDLLCVFENRPFTLRGLHYKYLFVSFNGPNADGFLRNIGITESRFILKAVPRRIHSLMHEITKAMPTRQTENPYFFISRIAAIGEVIWQITYPLGKQKKPSYPQQMKTILEKHHYQTGVGDIADQLQVCTDTLRKACLKETGLPANEYLIHLRIERAKELLRKTSYKLSYIAQAAGYNDEKHFLKAFKKLTGKTPSEWRNTAQHS; from the coding sequence ATGAAATCGTATTGCTTAGACCGTTTGTTCTTTCGAAATGCCTCAATCGTTGAAAACAGGCCCTCTCCGGGAATTGTTGTTCCGGAATACTACACCTTCCTGCTGATCCTCGACGGCGAATACATTTACATGACGGGAACAGAAACCATCCGGTTACAGCCCGGTGACCTGCTGTGTGTTTTTGAAAACCGGCCGTTCACCTTGAGGGGACTGCATTACAAATACCTGTTTGTGTCCTTCAACGGACCAAATGCCGATGGATTTCTTCGCAATATCGGCATCACAGAATCCCGGTTTATTCTGAAAGCCGTTCCCCGGCGCATCCACAGCCTGATGCATGAAATCACCAAAGCCATGCCGACCCGGCAAACCGAAAATCCTTATTTTTTTATTTCACGCATTGCCGCCATCGGCGAAGTGATCTGGCAGATCACCTACCCCTTGGGTAAACAGAAGAAGCCTTCCTATCCACAGCAGATGAAAACCATTCTCGAGAAACATCATTACCAAACCGGCGTCGGCGACATCGCAGATCAGCTTCAGGTATGCACAGATACCCTGCGCAAAGCCTGTCTGAAAGAAACCGGACTTCCAGCCAACGAATACCTGATCCACCTGCGGATAGAACGGGCAAAAGAACTTCTCCGGAAAACATCGTACAAACTAAGCTACATTGCTCAGGCTGCCGGCTATAATGACGAAAAACATTTCCTGAAAGCATTTAAAAAACTGACCGGGAAAACACCGAGTGAATGGCGAAATACAGCACAGCATTCATAA
- a CDS encoding glycosyl hydrolase family 28-related protein, with amino-acid sequence MKKIIWILEIGIMMFGGRLAADVLATWDTAGCNAYYTPVWTNNYVAQNVVSNTALLTGGAPYGYQNRANTYAVEGQSFAEINTDVYVQFKLSAGSGCTLTVTNLNIHLARVSTGARSYALRSSVDGFSSDLALWSVSDDSETFPGLLDFPMNLTSPSLAFRIYMWNATGVQKGYVYDPGIENSITVSGTVSTNADAFAINDPLGINMDDIPAMNTLENVEWAKMGYLDVTAGPYYADPTGTQDSTKAIQEAVIFARAHKLVTFFPSGTYLVTNTISCMAGWREQRDPNNPYLPYCEHWPCILMGDSTGDSRPKIILADNTPGFGTNDAMKAVVYFNSRTWYRATDEEGEPQPLDGSNGFLQCIRGLEIQTGFGNPQAAALFMDAAEGATIEDCTLNAEGSYAGLWRSPGSGGAMFNIDFIGGKYGALVNFARPTSTMAGCRFSGQSIASVFYDQRGTLTAVGCDFSVSNGLPVLISEGTRNGGVSFVDSVIRYKSADPSNVVFDAGSSLYVQNVYVQNASKLMLQMVPVENEWVRIDRMAVPHDYRWNTASIFLNTNQVPFLSEVVAATAPANDFVADHILWDESDWPVFNRAGLVSVKDAPYNAVGDGETDDYAALQQAIDENEIVFLPKGAYVTSKTLVLRPDTKLVGVSPSYSIIVPIESEGGDFLDPENPQPVLRTADSADADTQLGFFSIFMPGRRVHGIYMVEWQCGSRSCMRSVYPTFEYTELDWWPLDRGIYPWSNWTWADMGELAMKEKAAGVVHGDIPGLAPDSIEDNRRNWAIRQVRGNGGGGWYPFYTECTHYQGKGYRQLLVEEIDGPFSIYHAQLQYSRGDAEIEIVNSSEFSVYGIKKEMNSPALIARNSTNILVSGMGGPGLSTVDGWGHFRIYDCENVTLANLFPDPRVQPSGILSDSYPLIHVYENGEEVLKTAPLERPTLFFWGDYNESLVNPAVYNSDKEETLLNWNLSGCNAVNNPVWSNEYAAVGVDAAASVISGNGYDRNNGNNGYINLDNAYAVDGQSYTELNTNYYVQFDAVADPGMEVSVNRMDLRLWRTAYGARSFALRSSMDGFSSNIAEWSVPLETNTGGVMDLENCTINLTSTNLSFRLYMWNATGLNVAYLRTPAQSGSIVLTGSVSAPWCAGDSDSDAMPDWWELMQAGSKTAMNPDADEDQEGISNLREYIAGTDPHDPNSKFMVSRMPDSLSGFSFSWDTVLDRLYSVYSTTNLMNWSSVPCWTARGDGMVKAYTNRNSSASVCYFKVDVSVLP; translated from the coding sequence ATGAAGAAGATAATTTGGATTTTAGAGATTGGGATAATGATGTTTGGCGGCAGATTGGCAGCAGATGTATTGGCCACATGGGATACAGCGGGATGTAACGCTTATTACACGCCGGTGTGGACAAATAATTATGTGGCACAGAATGTGGTCAGCAACACGGCGCTGCTGACGGGAGGAGCTCCTTATGGGTATCAGAATCGGGCGAATACCTACGCCGTTGAAGGTCAGTCGTTCGCTGAAATCAATACCGACGTATACGTCCAGTTCAAGTTGAGTGCTGGCTCAGGATGTACGCTGACGGTGACCAATCTTAACATCCATCTTGCTCGAGTATCGACCGGCGCAAGGTCTTACGCGCTCCGCAGCAGTGTTGATGGTTTTTCGAGTGATTTGGCATTATGGTCTGTTTCGGATGACTCTGAAACCTTTCCCGGGTTGCTGGATTTTCCGATGAATCTTACGTCGCCGTCTCTGGCCTTTCGGATATATATGTGGAATGCCACAGGCGTACAGAAAGGGTATGTGTATGATCCCGGGATCGAAAACAGCATTACTGTATCCGGAACGGTAAGCACGAACGCAGATGCCTTTGCAATCAACGATCCGCTTGGCATTAATATGGATGATATTCCGGCCATGAACACGCTGGAGAATGTTGAGTGGGCGAAGATGGGGTATCTTGATGTAACGGCGGGGCCGTATTATGCCGATCCGACTGGAACGCAGGATTCGACTAAAGCTATTCAGGAGGCGGTGATTTTTGCCCGTGCTCATAAACTGGTTACCTTTTTTCCGTCCGGAACCTATCTGGTGACAAACACCATCAGTTGTATGGCGGGGTGGCGCGAGCAGCGCGATCCAAATAATCCTTATCTTCCATACTGCGAGCATTGGCCTTGTATACTGATGGGTGACTCGACCGGGGACAGTCGTCCCAAAATTATCCTAGCGGATAACACTCCGGGCTTTGGTACTAATGATGCAATGAAAGCCGTGGTGTATTTTAACAGTCGGACATGGTATCGGGCGACCGATGAGGAGGGAGAACCTCAGCCGTTGGATGGCTCGAACGGATTTTTACAGTGTATTCGGGGACTGGAAATACAGACCGGTTTCGGTAACCCGCAGGCTGCGGCGCTTTTCATGGATGCTGCCGAAGGCGCAACCATTGAAGACTGCACGCTGAATGCTGAAGGAAGTTATGCCGGACTGTGGCGTAGTCCAGGCAGCGGCGGTGCGATGTTCAATATTGATTTTATCGGTGGAAAATACGGGGCACTTGTTAATTTTGCCCGTCCGACATCTACGATGGCCGGGTGTCGTTTTTCCGGGCAGAGCATTGCGTCTGTTTTTTATGACCAGCGCGGAACATTGACGGCTGTCGGGTGTGATTTTTCCGTATCGAATGGTCTTCCCGTACTCATCTCTGAGGGAACCCGCAATGGTGGCGTATCATTTGTTGACAGTGTCATTCGTTATAAGTCAGCCGACCCCTCAAATGTGGTTTTTGATGCCGGCAGTTCGTTGTATGTGCAGAATGTCTATGTTCAGAATGCATCGAAACTGATGTTGCAGATGGTGCCGGTTGAAAATGAATGGGTGCGGATCGACCGGATGGCTGTGCCGCACGATTACCGGTGGAATACCGCATCAATTTTTCTGAATACCAATCAGGTTCCATTTCTAAGTGAAGTGGTTGCTGCGACCGCCCCGGCCAACGATTTTGTGGCTGATCATATTCTGTGGGACGAATCGGACTGGCCGGTGTTTAATCGGGCCGGGTTGGTCAGCGTCAAGGACGCTCCGTATAATGCGGTCGGTGATGGCGAAACGGATGATTACGCCGCTCTGCAGCAGGCGATCGACGAAAACGAAATCGTTTTCCTTCCTAAAGGTGCTTACGTAACTTCTAAAACGCTGGTTTTGCGCCCGGATACAAAACTGGTCGGTGTGTCACCGTCCTATAGCATTATCGTTCCGATTGAGTCAGAAGGAGGGGATTTTCTCGATCCTGAAAATCCGCAGCCGGTTCTGCGGACAGCGGATTCGGCGGATGCCGACACTCAGCTCGGATTTTTCAGCATTTTCATGCCGGGTCGCCGGGTGCACGGGATTTACATGGTGGAGTGGCAATGCGGCAGTCGATCGTGCATGCGCAGTGTCTATCCGACGTTTGAATATACAGAACTCGATTGGTGGCCCCTGGATCGGGGAATCTATCCGTGGAGTAACTGGACGTGGGCCGACATGGGCGAGTTGGCGATGAAAGAAAAAGCCGCCGGGGTGGTTCACGGAGATATTCCCGGATTGGCTCCCGACAGCATCGAAGACAACCGTCGGAACTGGGCCATCCGGCAGGTTCGCGGGAATGGCGGCGGCGGGTGGTATCCGTTCTATACAGAATGCACGCACTATCAGGGAAAAGGCTATCGGCAGCTGCTGGTTGAAGAGATCGACGGACCGTTTTCCATCTATCATGCGCAGTTGCAGTATTCCCGCGGGGACGCGGAAATTGAAATTGTGAATTCATCCGAATTCTCGGTCTACGGCATCAAGAAAGAGATGAATTCGCCTGCGCTGATTGCACGAAATTCCACCAATATCCTGGTTAGCGGAATGGGCGGGCCGGGACTTTCGACCGTGGATGGGTGGGGGCATTTTCGCATTTACGATTGCGAAAATGTCACGCTGGCCAATTTGTTTCCTGATCCGCGCGTACAACCCAGCGGCATTCTCAGCGATTCCTACCCGTTGATTCATGTGTATGAAAACGGGGAAGAGGTATTAAAGACCGCACCCCTTGAACGCCCGACACTGTTCTTCTGGGGAGATTATAATGAGTCCCTTGTGAATCCTGCGGTTTACAATTCAGATAAAGAAGAGACGCTTTTAAATTGGAATCTGAGCGGATGTAATGCGGTCAATAATCCCGTTTGGAGTAACGAATATGCAGCCGTCGGGGTTGATGCTGCCGCTTCGGTAATCAGCGGAAATGGGTATGATCGGAATAACGGCAACAATGGTTACATTAACCTGGATAATGCTTATGCCGTTGACGGACAGTCGTATACCGAACTCAATACAAATTATTATGTTCAGTTTGATGCCGTGGCTGATCCGGGGATGGAGGTGTCTGTGAATCGGATGGATCTGCGCCTGTGGCGCACTGCATACGGGGCACGCTCTTTTGCTCTGCGTTCGAGTATGGACGGTTTTTCCTCGAATATTGCTGAATGGAGCGTGCCGCTTGAGACGAATACCGGTGGCGTCATGGATTTAGAAAACTGTACAATTAATCTCACCTCCACGAATCTTTCTTTCCGGCTTTACATGTGGAACGCCACCGGACTGAACGTTGCGTATTTGCGAACCCCGGCTCAATCGGGAAGTATTGTGCTGACTGGCAGCGTATCGGCGCCATGGTGTGCGGGCGACTCAGATTCGGATGCGATGCCGGACTGGTGGGAGCTGATGCAGGCAGGCAGCAAGACCGCTATGAATCCTGATGCGGATGAAGATCAGGAAGGCATTTCCAACCTCAGGGAATATATTGCCGGCACCGATCCACATGACCCGAATTCAAAATTCATGGTAAGTCGCATGCCGGATTCTTTATCCGGTTTTTCGTTTTCATGGGACACGGTTTTAGACCGCTTATATTCCGTTTATTCAACGACCAATCTGATGAACTGGAGTTCGGTTCCGTGTTGGACTGCCCGGGGGGATGGAATGGTCAAAGCATATACCAACCGGAACAGCTCGGCATCTGTCTGTTACTTTAAAGTGGATGTCTCTGTGCTCCCCTGA
- a CDS encoding helix-turn-helix domain-containing protein: protein MKRTVNIEYRKYESINFDLDNDRHDPNLIYHFTRQTRGPVMNIRTVDNMGYTLGIVRKGEAVFRKENQTRHLEYGSIFFTQHNDWYRLYKTDQEEIELTLIMFDPSIESRWAQLLGPLLTLDPDHPAQIIGITDLVFNQLRQIPENRIKRANRFALFLLQMIADEATLHTKDSSPEKQIYQKCLKYIQSHCATMNSVDEAPPACGISRCRLFELFRKYNGKTPRSYLEQLKIETAQEYLLSTNWSIEDVAEKMNYGNASTFSKAFSRITGMPPRQWRKNHSIPQ, encoded by the coding sequence ATGAAAAGAACCGTCAACATCGAATATCGGAAGTATGAATCGATTAACTTCGATCTGGATAACGACCGTCATGACCCCAACCTGATTTATCATTTCACCCGCCAGACACGCGGGCCCGTCATGAATATCCGGACCGTCGACAACATGGGATACACGCTCGGGATCGTCCGCAAGGGAGAAGCCGTTTTCAGAAAAGAAAATCAGACCCGCCACCTGGAGTACGGCTCCATCTTTTTCACCCAGCACAACGACTGGTATCGGTTATACAAAACCGATCAAGAGGAAATCGAACTGACACTCATCATGTTCGATCCCTCCATCGAATCTCGATGGGCTCAACTGCTGGGCCCCCTGCTCACTCTCGATCCGGATCACCCCGCCCAGATTATCGGGATCACCGACCTGGTCTTCAACCAGCTCCGGCAGATTCCTGAAAATCGCATCAAGCGGGCAAACCGCTTTGCGCTGTTTCTGCTGCAGATGATCGCCGATGAAGCGACCCTGCACACAAAGGATTCATCCCCCGAAAAACAGATCTATCAGAAATGCCTGAAATACATCCAGTCCCACTGCGCAACCATGAACTCAGTTGATGAAGCTCCCCCCGCGTGCGGCATCAGCCGCTGCCGCCTGTTTGAACTGTTTCGGAAATACAACGGGAAAACGCCCCGGAGTTACCTTGAACAGCTGAAAATCGAAACGGCTCAGGAATACCTGCTCTCAACAAACTGGTCTATCGAAGACGTCGCCGAAAAAATGAACTACGGGAATGCCTCCACCTTCAGCAAAGCCTTCTCCCGCATCACCGGAATGCCGCCCCGGCAATGGCGCAAAAACCACAGTATTCCGCAGTAA